TCAAGTTGGCAGAGTTGAAACATTTCTAAGACCTAGAGATAATGGATTATCACCTTTAGAAGAATTAGTCGGAGGAAAAATTACCAAAGAAAATACAATCTTCTATGTTTGTGGTTGGCAAGGAACAATTGATGGGGTAATGGACTTTTTAAATCCAAAGGGATTCGTTACAGAGCATGATAAACGTGATGACGGAAGCTTTGAAGTAAAGTATGAATCATACGGATAGATATTAGTTAAAAATTAATCATTGAAATATGAGAATTAATTAGAAATCATAATTGACTACAGCATTATATCTAGCACATCTAAATCCAGTAACAAATGCTCACGTAGAGATCATCAAAGAATTGAAAAAAGAAGCAGATATTGTAAAAGTTATGCCTGTAATTTTCAAATATGATAATAGAGAAATTAACAGTAAGAGTTTTCCATTTAATTTTGAAACCAGAAAAAAAATGCTTGAATCAATTTTTGGAGATTCAATCAAAATCACTGATGACTATGCATTTTTAGCTCCATTCAAAAAATATCTTCCCCCATTGGTAAGAAGAAAATCATGGAAACTAAGAAAACAAATTCTCAATGGAGTTGAGGGGGATTATTTTTCATATACTGGAGATAAAGCTGAAGGGTATATGTTGAAACTATATCGATTGAAACCAAAAATTGGAGAACGCAAATCTCTTTCTGCAGCATCAGTTAAAGAAAAATTGTATGATTCAGTCTTAGGAAAAAAATCGGACTGGAAAGAAGATGTTCCAGAACAAATTGTCACTATAATTGAAGAAGAATGGGAAACAGTTGAAAAATTTGCTAACCAAGAGGATCAAACTACAAGAATTGTAGGTATGAAATTTCCCAAAGAAGGGTATTCAAAATAAATAGAGATTAATACAGATTTAATGATTTTTTTTCATGGGACTTCCACTTTCAAAATATGTATGGTTTGATGGAAAGTATGTACCTACAGAAAAAGCACAAGTTCCGATAACAACACATGCAATTCATTATGGAACATCAATTTTTGAAGGAATTAGGGCTTATTGGAATGGAAAGAATCTACACATATTCAGATTAGATGAGCATGTGAAAAGATTCAGAAAATCAGGTCAATTTTACGACATTTCATTAAATTTTACAGATAAAGAAATTTCAGATGCAATTATTGGTATTTGTAAAAAAAATAAAATTAAAAAATCATGTTATATCAGACCATTTTATTTTGTTGGAGATTATGGGATTAATTTACACGTAACAAAAAAAGCTCCAACCAATGTTGCAATTTTTACATTCCCATTTGGAGACTTGTTTAACAAAAATGGTATCACAGCAAGTGTTGTGTCATGGAGAAAATTTTCAGATAATTCAACCCCAACTCAAGCAAAAATGGGAGGAAATTATCTTAATTCCATAATTGCAACCCAAGAGGCAAAAAGAAACGGAGTAGATGAAGCAATTTTACTAGATCAAGATGGAAATGTTAGTGAAGCACCAGGGGAAAATATTTTCATCGTTAAAGATGGGCAATTAATTACACCATCGTTGTCATCCTCAGCTTTAGAAGGGATTACCAGAGATGCCATTCTCAAAATTGGTAAAGATTTAGACATTGATGTTATTGAAAGGGATTTC
This window of the Candidatus Nitrosomarinus catalina genome carries:
- a CDS encoding branched-chain amino acid transaminase, with protein sequence MGLPLSKYVWFDGKYVPTEKAQVPITTHAIHYGTSIFEGIRAYWNGKNLHIFRLDEHVKRFRKSGQFYDISLNFTDKEISDAIIGICKKNKIKKSCYIRPFYFVGDYGINLHVTKKAPTNVAIFTFPFGDLFNKNGITASVVSWRKFSDNSTPTQAKMGGNYLNSIIATQEAKRNGVDEAILLDQDGNVSEAPGENIFIVKDGQLITPSLSSSALEGITRDAILKIGKDLDIDVIERDFKRSELIMSEEIFLTGTAAEITPVISMDSKKIGTGKPGDITKKMMQEYLDIVMNKNIDYAHWLTEVY